The genomic region GTGAAGCACAGTTGCAGGAGAGCGAGAATCGCTATCGCTCTATTTTTCACCACTCGCCATTAGGGGTGCTGCACTTTGATGCCCAGGGAGTGATCACTGACTGTAACAACAAGCTTCTCGACATCCTCGGCGTTGGCCGTGCTCAGCTTATTGGGTACCGGATGCTGGCGCGTTCAGCGGATAGTGAGGTCGCGCAGGCGGTCAGGGATGCCCTGGGAAATGGCTCAGGCTACTACGAAGGCACCTATCGGTTGCCTCAAGCGAGCGAAGGCACGCCGCTGCGTGCTTTTTTCAATGGTGTGAATAGTGCTAATGATGAGCGTGTCGGTGGGGTGGCGATTATCGAAGATTTCACTGAACGTAAGCACAACGAGGCGATTATTTACCGTCAGGCTTACTATGACGCGCTCACTGACCTGCCGAATCGCCGGCGATTTATTGAGCGTTTAAAAGCGCTGTGCCATGAGCACGATAGTAAAACGCGCACCGGATTAGTGATGTTTATGGACATGGATCGCTTTAAGCTGATCAACGATACCTTGGGCCACGCAGCAGGGGATGAGCTGCTCGTTCACGTTGCGCGCCGACTTGAACAGTGCTTAAAAGAGAACGACATGGCGGCCCGCTTAAGTGGCGATGAGTTTGTGCTGCTGGCGCTGTTTGATGAGGTGGCCCCTGACGCGTTGGAAGCCCAGGCTGAGCGCTACATGCAGAACGTACAGCAGCGTTTATCCGGCTATTATCCGTTAGAGAATCGTATAGTCGAGGTAACGCCCAGTATGGGGTATACCTGCTTTAAAGCTGCAGAGTGTGACCATGCTGAGGTATTAAAAGAGGCCGATATCGCGATGTATCAAGCAAAGACCGAGGGCCGGGCGCGGTTGCGGCGCTACCAGCCCTGGATGCGCGATGAAGTGAATAAACGCATGGCTGAAGAAGCATCTAGCCTGCCAGCTGGCCGCTGAGTAGTAACCACAGGGCGATAAGGGCAAAGTGACCTGGGTACCACGCTAACCAGAGGCGGCGTGGCATGGCCAGCACCACCGGCGGTACTCGCTGTGCAGCGCCTGTGGCGAGCATGAGCACGATCACGCAGGTCGCCACGGTGAAGGACTTTGCCATGTCGGAGGCATTCATTTGTCCTGCAATCCATAGCACCGGAAATGCGGCTAAGCCCGCCCAAAGGCGCGATACGAATGCATCGCGGGTTTCACTCAGCGCCTGCATCGCAAACATGAACAGTGGGATTAACAGTAGCCCGTTATGCCCATACTCCACCCAAAAACCCAGCAAGTACCATACGGTTACGCCAACCCCAGCGCCGAACATCAGCCAGCCTAATCCTAAGGTTTGCTGCTGATAGTGCTGCCAGCCTTGGCGTACCAACGCTCCCAGCGCCAAGCCGCTCGCCAGGGTGAAGCAGACATTAAGAATAAACGCATCAGAGGCGCGGGGCATCAGCATATAGGGCACTTGTGCGGCAATGCCGATAATGAGAATTCGCCAGGCGTAACGCAGTGGATTGCGCGTGTTAAACAGCCCGTGCCACGCTACCATGGCTGCAAATAGCGGAAACGCAATACGCCCAATAGAAGACCCCGCCCAGTCGAGTTGCCACGTGCCAGGCAGTACATAGCGGGTCAGGTGGTCGACCGTCATGGTGAAAAGTGCGAGCCACTGGCCCCATGCCGTCCAGTGGGACGAGGGACGAAGTGTCTCAACGGGACGGGATGGCAAGTGCAGAGCCGTTTGTTCAGCCATGGTACCTCCTTGTAAATGGCCACGCAGGAGTAAAGACCCGATTTTACGAAGCAAGTTCGGCGCTTAACACGGCGACGTCTGTCATATCACTTTATTGCCGGATTCACGATCGTAAATGGGCTTACCCAATGCCCATACTTGTTCAATTTCCCAGCGCCCCTCGGAGAGCACGAGAAAGTCGGCGTCCGTTCCTTTTGCAAGCCTTCCTTTACGAGGCAGCTTTAGAATATCGGCCGCGGTTGTTGAAGCGCATCTTAACGCATGCTCGATATCAACGCGGTGCTCATTGATACACTCACCTAGCACGTCAAACAGGCTGCCTAGTCGACCTGGCTTTAAGCCAACAAAGCGGCGCTGTTCGTCAAACTCTGGCAGCGAGGCATTAGCATCTGAAGAGAGGCTTATCTGAGCGGGGGCGATACGTGCTTTCAGCGCTCTGGCAACGGCTTCTGAGGCCGGCACTTCGCCGCCTGCTAACAACTCTGGTGTCGTACTGGTAGTGAAGTCGATGAAGCCGCCTTCACGCGCAAAGCGTAAGCCATCCTCAAATAATTCAGCGGTACGATTAATGTGGGTAGGGTAGAACTGCGAAAGCGGAATCGCGCTATGTTTAGCAACGTTACGCAGTGGTTCCAGGTGAGTGTCGGCATCACCAGTGTGAATGAAGACAATCCCTGATTTTCCTGCCAGCAAGCCAGCAGTGCGTGCATCCGAGGCAAGTCGCGTCAGCTCCTGGTTGGTTGGTTGTGAGCCTCGGTGGTCGCTAATAGCGACTTCCCCTACACCGATAAACTCTGGAATATAGAGAATATCGCTGGCGATGGACCCG from Halomonas sp. 7T harbors:
- the iadA gene encoding beta-aspartyl-peptidase; its protein translation is MLTLVKNAQLFSPEPRGLCHLLIADQRIAAVIDASEAVNLGPFITTVDLEGRRVVPGLVDPLVHYIGGGGEGGFGNRTAELSLGDACASGVTTLIGALGTDALTRTPANLIGKARELAAGGLSTYAYTGSYQLPPVTLTGSIASDILYIPEFIGVGEVAISDHRGSQPTNQELTRLASDARTAGLLAGKSGIVFIHTGDADTHLEPLRNVAKHSAIPLSQFYPTHINRTAELFEDGLRFAREGGFIDFTTSTTPELLAGGEVPASEAVARALKARIAPAQISLSSDANASLPEFDEQRRFVGLKPGRLGSLFDVLGECINEHRVDIEHALRCASTTAADILKLPRKGRLAKGTDADFLVLSEGRWEIEQVWALGKPIYDRESGNKVI
- a CDS encoding diguanylate cyclase domain-containing protein, giving the protein MPPPSFIATTATASGLRSGYLRDHHITQQRLRCEKVRLLYDNLWQPVLSSVLAGGLLVAAMWPVVNATLLLCWFVTLTVISGLRLLLAYRFKQMPIMQQHRRRWLRWFAIGAIAAGCVWGASGLLLFSAEHPGQVAALSIVLAGIAAGGVTTLSSVWWVALGFVLPILLPLKIQFMLMGTSLSILIGLMLVLFLALILIASRRFSYTIHDNIALRVSMAAREAQLQESENRYRSIFHHSPLGVLHFDAQGVITDCNNKLLDILGVGRAQLIGYRMLARSADSEVAQAVRDALGNGSGYYEGTYRLPQASEGTPLRAFFNGVNSANDERVGGVAIIEDFTERKHNEAIIYRQAYYDALTDLPNRRRFIERLKALCHEHDSKTRTGLVMFMDMDRFKLINDTLGHAAGDELLVHVARRLEQCLKENDMAARLSGDEFVLLALFDEVAPDALEAQAERYMQNVQQRLSGYYPLENRIVEVTPSMGYTCFKAAECDHAEVLKEADIAMYQAKTEGRARLRRYQPWMRDEVNKRMAEEASSLPAGR
- a CDS encoding conjugal transfer protein TraX, with the translated sequence MAEQTALHLPSRPVETLRPSSHWTAWGQWLALFTMTVDHLTRYVLPGTWQLDWAGSSIGRIAFPLFAAMVAWHGLFNTRNPLRYAWRILIIGIAAQVPYMLMPRASDAFILNVCFTLASGLALGALVRQGWQHYQQQTLGLGWLMFGAGVGVTVWYLLGFWVEYGHNGLLLIPLFMFAMQALSETRDAFVSRLWAGLAAFPVLWIAGQMNASDMAKSFTVATCVIVLMLATGAAQRVPPVVLAMPRRLWLAWYPGHFALIALWLLLSGQLAG